The genomic region AGCCGAACACGCCGCCGTTCGAGATCGAGAACGTGCCGCCCGTCATTTCCTCGATCGACAGCTTGCCGTCCTTGGCCTTCTGGCCGAATTCGGCGATCTTCTTCTCGATGTCGGCGAGGCTCAATTGGTCGGCGTTGCGCAGGATCGGCACCACCAGGCCGCGCGGCGAACCGACCGCGATGCCGATGTCGAAATAGCCGTGGTAGACGATGTCGTTGCCGTCGATCGACGCGTTCACGAGCGGGAACTTCTTCAGCGCGTGGACCGCCGCCTTGACGAAGAACGACATGAAGCCGAGCTTCACGCCGTGTTCCTTCTCGAACTTGTCCTTGTACTTCGCGCGCAGGTCCATGACGGGCTGCATGTTCACTTCGTTGAACGTCGTCAGGATCGCGTTGGTCTGCTGCGATTCGAGCAGACGCTCGGCGATCCGCGCGCGCAGGCGCGACATCGGCACGCGCTGCTCCGGACGGTCGTTCAGCCAGGTGGTGGCCGAGGCCGGCACCTTCACGTCCGGCAGCGCGGCCTTCTTCGGCGCGGCGGCGGCCGGTGCGGCAGCGGCCTTGGCCGGCGCGGCGTTCGCGGCCAGCGCGTCGCCCTTGGTAATGCGGCCGTCGCGGCCCGTGCCGGCGACCTGGCTCGCGTCCACGCCCTTCTCGGCCAGCAGCTTCGCGGCGGCCGGCGAGGCGGCGTGGCTCGAGCCGGCTGCAGCGGCCGGCTGAGCGGCCGGCGCCACGGCGACGGGCGCTGCGGCCGGTTGCACTTCGGCCTTGCCGGCGGCCGCGGCGACGGCACCCGCCTTCGCTTCGGTGTCGATGGTGGCGATCACCTGATCGGCCAGGACGGTGTCGCCGTCGTTCTGCAGCACTTGCGACAGCACGCCGGCGGCCGGCGCCGGCACTTCGAGCACGACCTTGTCGGTTTCGAGTTCGATCAGGATTTCGTCCTGCGCGACGGCCTCACCGGGCTTCTTCTTCCACTGCAGCATGGTCGCTTCCGATACCGATTCGGAAAGCTGGGGGACTTTGACTTCAACGATAGCCATGACTTGATTCCTGGATGCTTGATCTGGGTAATGTCGGGGTTCTGCGGACGGGCGCGCGACTACGCGGCACGCGCGAAGACGGCCCGGGCGCGCTTGCCGCACGCACCGGGCCGTGACGTCCGATTATTTCGCGATCGACGCGCTCTTCAGGCGGCCGAATGCCCCTTCGATCAGGGCCTTCTGCTGCTCGTAGTGCTTCGCGTAGTAACCGACCGCCGGCGAGGCCGAAGCCGGGCGGCCGCTATACGCGAGCTTCTGCCCTTCCTTCATGCCTTCCTTCAGATGGTGTTCGATGTAGAACCACGGGCCCTGATTCTGCGGCTCGTCCTGCACCCAGACCACTTCGGTCGCATTGTCGTACTTCTTCATTTCCGCTTCGAACTGCTTGTGCGCGAACGGATAGAGCTGCTCGATCCGGACGATCGCGACGTCGTTCGCCTTCGCCTCGCGGCGGTGCGCGACGATGTCGTAATAGACGCGGCCCGAGCAGGCGATCACGCGCTTGACCTTCTTCGCGTCGATCGTCTCGTCGGTCTCGCCGATCACCGGCTGGAACGAGCCCTTCGCCAGTTCCGACAGGTCCGACACGGCTTCCTTGTGACGCAGCAGCGACTTCGGCGTCGCCACGATCAGCGGCTTGCGGAACAGCCGGATCATCTGGCGGCGCAGCAGGTGGAAGATCTGCGCCGGCGTGGTCGGCTGGACCACCTGCATGTTGTGGTCCGCGCACAGTTGCAGGAAACGCTCGATACGCGTCGACGAGTGCTCCGGGCCCTGGCCTTCATAGCCGTGCGGCAGCAGCATCGTCAGGCCCGAGACGCGGCCCCACTTCACTTCGCCCGACGAGATGAACTGGTCGATCACGACCTGCGCGCCGTTCACGAAGTCGCCGAACTGCGCTTCCCACAGCACCAGCGTGTTCGGCTCAGCGGTCGAATAGCCGTACTCGAAGCCGAGCACGGCCTCTTCCGACAGCACCGAGTCGATCACCGTGAAGTTCGCCTGGCCGTCCGAGACGTTCTGCAGCGGCACATAGGTGCCGTCGTTCCAGCGCTCGCGATTCTGGTCGTGCAGCACCGCGTGGCGGTGCGTGAACGTGCCGCGGCCCGAATCCTGGCCGGTCAGGCGCACGGCGTAGCCAGACGAAACCAGCGAGGCGAACGCGAGGTGCTCGCCCATGCCCCAGTCCAGCGGCTGGTCGCCCTGCGCCATCTTGCGGCGGTCGTTGATCACGCGCTCGACGAGCGGGTGGACCTTGAAGTTCTCCGGCACCGTCGTGATGCGCTCGCCGATGCGCTTGAGCTCGGCCAGCGGCACCGCCGTGTCGGCCGCGTCGGTCCACTTGCGGTTCAGGAACGGCACCCAGTCGACCGCGTACTTGCTCTTGTAGTTCGAGAGCACCGGATCGACCGTATGGTGGCCGTCTTCCATCGCCTTGCGATAGGCCTTGACGAATTCGTCGGCCTGCTCGGCGGTGATCACGCCCTGCTGCACCAGCTTCTCGGCGTACAGCGCGCGGGTGCCCGGGTGCTGCGCGATCTTCTTGTACATCAGCGGCTGGGTGACGGCCGGCGTGTCCTGCTCGTTGTGGCCGAGCTTGCGGAAGCAGACGATGTCGATCACGACATCCTTGTGGAACTGCATGCGATAGTCGATCGCGATCTGCACCGCGAGCACCACCGCCTCCGGATCGTCGCCGTTCACATGCAGCACCGGCGCCTCGATCATCTTGACCACGTCGGTGCAGTACAGCGTCGAGCGCGCATCGCGCGGGTCCGAGGTCGTGAAGCCGATCTGGTTGTTGATGACGATGTGCAGCGTGCCGTGCGTGCCGTAGCCGCGCGTCTGCGCGAGGTTCAGCGTTTCCATCACGACGCCCTGGCCCGCGAAGGCGGCATCGCCGTGGATCTGCACCGGCAGCACCTGCAGGCCGTCCGCGTCGCCGCGACGGTCCATGCGCGCCTTGGCCGAACCCTCGACCACCGGATTGACGATTTCGAGGTGCGACGGATTGAATGCGAGCGACAGGTGGACCGGACCGCCTTCGGTCGCAATGTCCGACGAGAAACCCTTGTGATACTTGACGTCGCCGGCCGGCAGGTCGTCGACGTGCTTGCCTTCGAATTCGGCGAACAGGTCCGCCGGCATCTTGCCGAGCGTGTTGACGAGCACGTTCAGGCGGCCGCGGTGGGCCATGCCGATCACGATCTCCTGCACGCCCTTCGATCCCGAGTGCTGCACCACTTCGTCCATCGCCGCGATGAAGCTCTCGCCGCCTTCGAGCGAGAAGCGCTTCTGGCCGACGTACTTGGTGTGCAGGTAGCGTTCGAGGCCTTCGGCGGCGGTCAGACGGTTCAGCACGTGCTTCTTCTTCTCCGCGCTGAAGTTCGGCGTGGCGCGCGTCGATTCGAGACGCTCCTGCCACCAGCGCTTCTGCTCCGGGTCGCCGATGTACATGTACTCGGCGCCGATCGTGCCGCAGTAGGTGTCGCGCAGCGACTTGACGATGTCACGCAGCGAGGCCTGCTCGAAACCGAAATACAGGTTGCTCGCGCTGAACGTCTGGTCGAGGTCGGCTTCGGAGAAATCGTAGAACGCGGGTTCGAGCTCGGGGATCGCGGGACGCTCGCGGCGCTTCAGGGGATCGAGATTGGCCCATTGCGAGCCGAGGAAGCGATACGCGCTGATCAGGGACTGGACGTGGACCTGCTTGCGGGCGGTGGCGAGATTGCCGCCGCTGCTTTCACGCGGGATGAAGGCATTGGCCTTCGCACGCTGGGCGAACGATTCGACGATCGGATTGTGAGCGACATCGCTCGCATTCGAACCGTCCGTCGCCGGCACGTTTTGCAGCGCGTCGAAATATTCGCGCCAGTTGTCCGGCACCGATGCCGGATTGTCCAGATAGGCTTCGTACAGTTCTTCTACATACGAAGCATTGCCGCCGAACAGATAGGAGTTCAGCTGGAACTGCTTCATTACATCTGACATTTTACGCTCACCTTTCTTCGAGCTTCTCGAGAAATAGCGGGTTGCTCAACCTTCCGCGACACGGCCTGACCGTTTAGCGGATTGCGCGAATCAAGTCTTGCTTGGAAGGACCTCAAACTTGCGTGCGCAGCATATCACAATATGCACCACTGAAGGTCACAATGTCGCACCCCGAAAGCCCGCCCGTCTTGGTTTCCGCGGCGAAAAGCCTCGATTTCTCCAGTGCATGCAACAGTGTTTTACCCGCACTCATGCGGCGTGAAGCAAAAAAGCCGCCCGAAGGCGGCTTGGCGTGAGACATCGGGCGCGTGGCGCCGCTCACTCGGCTTCGCGGCTCGCGCGGCGACG from Burkholderia glumae LMG 2196 = ATCC 33617 harbors:
- the odhB gene encoding 2-oxoglutarate dehydrogenase complex dihydrolipoyllysine-residue succinyltransferase, with product MAIVEVKVPQLSESVSEATMLQWKKKPGEAVAQDEILIELETDKVVLEVPAPAAGVLSQVLQNDGDTVLADQVIATIDTEAKAGAVAAAAGKAEVQPAAAPVAVAPAAQPAAAAGSSHAASPAAAKLLAEKGVDASQVAGTGRDGRITKGDALAANAAPAKAAAAPAAAAPKKAALPDVKVPASATTWLNDRPEQRVPMSRLRARIAERLLESQQTNAILTTFNEVNMQPVMDLRAKYKDKFEKEHGVKLGFMSFFVKAAVHALKKFPLVNASIDGNDIVYHGYFDIGIAVGSPRGLVVPILRNADQLSLADIEKKIAEFGQKAKDGKLSIEEMTGGTFSISNGGVFGSMLSTPIINPPQSAILGVHATKERPVVENGQIVIRPINYLALSYDHRIIDGREAVLSLVAMKDALEDPARLLLDL
- a CDS encoding 2-oxoglutarate dehydrogenase E1 component translates to MSDVMKQFQLNSYLFGGNASYVEELYEAYLDNPASVPDNWREYFDALQNVPATDGSNASDVAHNPIVESFAQRAKANAFIPRESSGGNLATARKQVHVQSLISAYRFLGSQWANLDPLKRRERPAIPELEPAFYDFSEADLDQTFSASNLYFGFEQASLRDIVKSLRDTYCGTIGAEYMYIGDPEQKRWWQERLESTRATPNFSAEKKKHVLNRLTAAEGLERYLHTKYVGQKRFSLEGGESFIAAMDEVVQHSGSKGVQEIVIGMAHRGRLNVLVNTLGKMPADLFAEFEGKHVDDLPAGDVKYHKGFSSDIATEGGPVHLSLAFNPSHLEIVNPVVEGSAKARMDRRGDADGLQVLPVQIHGDAAFAGQGVVMETLNLAQTRGYGTHGTLHIVINNQIGFTTSDPRDARSTLYCTDVVKMIEAPVLHVNGDDPEAVVLAVQIAIDYRMQFHKDVVIDIVCFRKLGHNEQDTPAVTQPLMYKKIAQHPGTRALYAEKLVQQGVITAEQADEFVKAYRKAMEDGHHTVDPVLSNYKSKYAVDWVPFLNRKWTDAADTAVPLAELKRIGERITTVPENFKVHPLVERVINDRRKMAQGDQPLDWGMGEHLAFASLVSSGYAVRLTGQDSGRGTFTHRHAVLHDQNRERWNDGTYVPLQNVSDGQANFTVIDSVLSEEAVLGFEYGYSTAEPNTLVLWEAQFGDFVNGAQVVIDQFISSGEVKWGRVSGLTMLLPHGYEGQGPEHSSTRIERFLQLCADHNMQVVQPTTPAQIFHLLRRQMIRLFRKPLIVATPKSLLRHKEAVSDLSELAKGSFQPVIGETDETIDAKKVKRVIACSGRVYYDIVAHRREAKANDVAIVRIEQLYPFAHKQFEAEMKKYDNATEVVWVQDEPQNQGPWFYIEHHLKEGMKEGQKLAYSGRPASASPAVGYYAKHYEQQKALIEGAFGRLKSASIAK